A genome region from Alphaproteobacteria bacterium includes the following:
- a CDS encoding TonB-dependent receptor: protein MSSTTSLKTGLKMGAALIALTAFAGPAFAQEPPAATTAEPVTTPGPDELITVTARRRAERLIDVPIAISAYSGEQLENEGALDLTDIADTTPNVTIEASRGTNSTLSVFIRGVGQQDPVAGFEAGVGLYIDDVYLNRPQAALLDIYDVERIEVLRGPQGTLYGRNTIGGAIKYVTRRLPADAELRIRGNVGTDEQADLVLTGSTPVTQDRRLRVGASIARLSRGGFGDNLTTGLENYNKDVWAGRLSAEYNNSGTAFVRLQGDYTADDSNPRGGHRLIPGIASGTPVLGNVFDSQGGLLDPTQRVRAWGVSLYGEVQPWDGWTLRSITAYRKDNSNTPIDFDALPSVNVDVPAVYRNEQTSQEVQVLYNRGGFNALVGGYYLDATGVTIFDVRLPGGVTALTFGDVGTETYALFGDFSYDFSPMFSVSLGGRYTWDQRTSNVLRRTYLGGGSPFFGGNGTLFLTTSSFIGTADFQKFTPRASVSFHPAENQTLYASWSEGFKGGGFDPRGVTTACRTPAGAVCNAQEIYDFMSFEPETVRSYELGYRAELFDRRLNISLNAFRADYHDVQVPGSVGAVVGGTQTFIGITTNAGRARFQGLEFEGNAILPVNFSGEDRLTFSWALGYLDAKYLEFIDARGIDVADRRDIQNTPEWTASGTLGYETPVAGGRLNWSSTISYRSGSQQFELRTPMLDQGGFALWDMNIVWRSGDDRWMVGLHGRNLTNKEYIVSGYNFLSQNPDTGVFNRNPVTGNYIPTLGNEGVLTAYYGNPRQVFLSVGFNFR from the coding sequence ATGTCCAGCACCACCAGCCTCAAGACCGGCCTCAAGATGGGCGCCGCGTTGATCGCGCTCACCGCCTTCGCCGGCCCCGCCTTCGCTCAGGAGCCGCCGGCCGCGACTACGGCGGAGCCGGTCACCACGCCGGGACCGGATGAGCTGATCACCGTAACGGCGCGCCGCCGCGCGGAACGCCTGATCGACGTCCCGATCGCGATCAGCGCCTATTCGGGCGAGCAGCTGGAAAATGAGGGCGCGCTCGACCTCACCGACATTGCCGACACCACCCCGAACGTGACCATCGAGGCCTCGCGCGGCACCAATTCGACGCTTTCCGTGTTCATCCGCGGCGTCGGCCAGCAGGATCCGGTCGCCGGCTTCGAAGCGGGCGTCGGCCTCTATATCGACGACGTCTATCTCAACCGCCCGCAGGCGGCGCTGCTCGACATCTACGACGTCGAGCGGATCGAGGTTCTGCGCGGGCCGCAGGGCACGCTCTACGGCCGCAACACGATCGGCGGCGCGATCAAATATGTCACTCGCCGTCTGCCCGCCGATGCGGAGCTGCGGATCCGCGGCAATGTCGGCACCGACGAGCAGGCCGATCTGGTGCTCACGGGCTCGACCCCGGTCACCCAGGATCGCCGCCTGCGCGTCGGCGCGTCGATCGCCCGGCTGTCGCGCGGCGGCTTCGGCGACAACCTCACCACCGGCCTCGAAAACTACAACAAGGACGTTTGGGCCGGCCGCCTTTCCGCCGAATATAACAATTCGGGCACCGCCTTCGTTCGTCTCCAGGGCGATTACACCGCCGACGACAGCAACCCGCGCGGCGGCCACCGGCTGATTCCGGGAATCGCCAGCGGCACGCCCGTTCTCGGCAACGTCTTCGACAGCCAGGGCGGCCTGCTCGATCCGACCCAGCGGGTCCGCGCCTGGGGAGTCAGCCTCTACGGCGAGGTTCAGCCGTGGGACGGCTGGACGCTTCGCAGCATCACCGCCTACCGCAAGGACAATTCCAACACCCCGATCGATTTCGACGCCTTGCCCTCGGTCAACGTCGACGTTCCGGCGGTGTACCGCAACGAGCAGACCTCGCAGGAGGTGCAGGTTCTCTACAATCGCGGCGGCTTCAATGCCCTGGTCGGCGGCTATTATCTCGACGCCACCGGCGTGACCATCTTCGACGTGCGCCTGCCCGGCGGAGTCACCGCGCTCACCTTCGGCGACGTCGGCACCGAGACCTACGCTTTGTTCGGCGACTTCAGCTACGATTTCTCGCCGATGTTCAGCGTCTCCCTCGGCGGCCGCTATACCTGGGACCAGCGGACCTCCAACGTCCTTCGGCGGACCTACCTGGGCGGCGGCTCGCCCTTCTTCGGCGGCAACGGCACCCTGTTCCTGACCACGTCGAGCTTCATCGGCACGGCCGATTTCCAGAAGTTCACGCCGCGCGCCTCGGTCAGCTTCCACCCGGCCGAGAACCAGACGCTCTATGCGAGCTGGTCCGAAGGCTTCAAGGGCGGCGGCTTCGATCCGCGCGGGGTCACCACCGCCTGCCGAACGCCGGCCGGCGCGGTCTGCAACGCGCAGGAAATCTACGACTTCATGTCGTTCGAGCCGGAGACGGTGAGGAGCTACGAGCTCGGCTATCGCGCCGAGCTGTTCGACCGGCGCCTGAACATCAGCCTCAACGCCTTCCGCGCCGATTATCACGACGTCCAGGTCCCGGGCTCCGTCGGCGCGGTGGTGGGCGGCACGCAGACCTTCATCGGAATCACCACCAATGCCGGCCGGGCGCGCTTCCAGGGCCTGGAGTTCGAAGGCAATGCGATCCTCCCCGTCAATTTCTCGGGCGAGGACCGGCTGACCTTCTCCTGGGCGCTCGGCTATCTCGACGCCAAATATCTGGAGTTCATCGACGCCCGCGGAATCGACGTCGCCGACCGCCGCGACATCCAGAACACGCCGGAATGGACGGCCAGCGGCACGCTCGGCTACGAAACGCCGGTCGCCGGAGGGAGGCTCAACTGGAGCAGCACCATTTCCTATCGCAGCGGCAGCCAGCAATTCGAGCTGCGCACGCCGATGCTGGACCAGGGCGGCTTCGCCCTGTGGGACATGAACATCGTGTGGCGCTCGGGCGACGACCGCTGGATGGTGGGCCTCCACGGGCGTAACCTGACCAACAAGGAATATATCGTGTCGGGCTACAACTTCCTGTCGCAGAATCCGGATACCGGCGTGTTCAACCGCAACCCGGTGACCGGCAACTACATCCCGACGCTCGGCAACGAAGGCGTTCTGACCGCCTATTACGGGAATCCGCGGCAGGTGTTCCTGTCGGTCGGGTTCAACTTCCGTTGA
- a CDS encoding alpha/beta hydrolase — MLQLFTASDGATIAYRDEGAGVPLVLLHGLMAHGGFFREQQALAADFRLITIDLRGHGESHGAPAPTVERIAADVAGLAEALDLEGAIGIGWSLGATVLWHVLSGPAAARFAGAVVIDMTARVRNDSRWDLGLSPEACDARSLAIRDDYESFAFSAGQAIFAQPVAAGRRQLATWVSEEFARNDAGAMAAVWESLVVQDVRALLASIRHPTLIVHGAHSSLYGDGTADHLVAALPQARAVRFERSGHAPHLEEPDLFNDTLKEFAGRLSRARAAQTTE; from the coding sequence ATGCTGCAGCTTTTCACCGCTTCGGACGGGGCGACGATCGCTTATCGCGACGAGGGCGCGGGCGTTCCGCTCGTGCTGCTCCACGGGCTGATGGCGCATGGCGGCTTCTTTCGCGAGCAGCAGGCGCTGGCCGCCGATTTCCGCCTCATCACGATCGACCTTCGCGGCCACGGCGAATCGCACGGCGCTCCGGCGCCCACGGTCGAGCGAATCGCCGCCGATGTCGCGGGCCTGGCCGAGGCGCTCGACCTGGAGGGCGCGATCGGCATCGGCTGGTCGCTCGGCGCGACCGTCCTCTGGCATGTGCTGAGCGGCCCCGCCGCCGCTCGCTTCGCGGGCGCCGTGGTGATCGACATGACCGCCCGGGTGCGCAACGATTCGCGCTGGGATCTCGGCCTTTCCCCCGAAGCCTGCGACGCGCGCAGCCTCGCCATTCGCGACGATTACGAAAGCTTCGCCTTTTCTGCCGGCCAGGCGATTTTCGCCCAGCCCGTCGCCGCCGGGCGGAGGCAGCTTGCCACCTGGGTATCGGAGGAATTCGCCCGCAACGACGCGGGAGCCATGGCCGCCGTCTGGGAATCGCTCGTCGTCCAGGACGTGCGCGCCCTGCTCGCCTCGATCCGCCACCCGACCCTGATCGTCCACGGCGCTCACAGCTCGCTCTACGGCGACGGGACCGCCGATCATCTCGTGGCCGCGCTGCCTCAGGCACGCGCCGTCCGCTTCGAGCGCTCGGGGCACGCCCCGCATCTCGAAGAGCCGGATTTGTTCAACGACACGCTCAAGGAATTCGCGGGCCGCCTGTCGCGCGCCCGTGCTGCACAAACCACCGAATGA
- a CDS encoding TetR/AcrR family transcriptional regulator has translation MSELGQTAVSADKAPRTERGRKTVRKLLEAAAQEFGERGYHEAAITGITARAGVALGTFYTYFESKEELFRALVRDMSRATRAHVAEAVRGAPDRLAAERIGLAAFIAFTRRHPELYRIIEEAQFVAEDAYREHYLTFVEGYREGLGAARRRGEIAEGPDELRAWALIGMSVFLGMRYGLWRQDMEPAEVADRAIDLVSEGLRKR, from the coding sequence ATGAGCGAGCTTGGCCAGACCGCCGTTTCGGCCGACAAGGCGCCGCGCACGGAGCGCGGCCGCAAGACCGTGCGCAAGCTGCTGGAGGCCGCCGCCCAGGAGTTCGGCGAACGCGGCTATCATGAGGCGGCGATCACCGGGATCACGGCGCGCGCCGGTGTGGCGCTCGGCACGTTCTACACCTATTTCGAGAGCAAGGAGGAGCTGTTCCGCGCCCTCGTCCGCGACATGAGCCGCGCCACCCGCGCCCATGTCGCCGAAGCGGTGCGCGGGGCGCCGGACCGGCTCGCGGCCGAGCGCATCGGGCTTGCCGCCTTCATCGCCTTCACCCGCAGGCATCCGGAGCTCTACCGGATCATCGAGGAGGCGCAGTTCGTCGCCGAGGACGCCTATCGCGAGCATTACCTGACCTTCGTCGAAGGCTATCGCGAGGGGCTCGGGGCCGCGCGGAGGCGCGGCGAGATCGCCGAAGGCCCCGACGAGCTGCGCGCCTGGGCGCTGATCGGGATGAGCGTCTTCCTCGGCATGCGCTACGGCCTCTGGCGCCAGGACATGGAGCCCGCCGAAGTCGCCGACCGCGCCATCGATCTCGTTTCCGAGGGCTTGCGCAAAAGATGA
- a CDS encoding long-chain fatty acid--CoA ligase — MIGDPPDLIAKRAMLQGGRVALEDSATGRTLTYAELDSRAGRAAGMMESLGVGEGDRVAILSRNRTEFFEILFACAKLGAILVPLNWRMPAAELNGLVADAAPSLIFHGAEEAAAADALALPAKVDLDGDYEERLAAAPVRRWRARWPADGIWYLIYTSGTTGQPKGVIYTFRMALANYVNIGGAIRLTGTDTTLAFLPVFHTAGINLHALPTLIAGGRVIVMDGFDRDRIVALLEGRRLDTVFGVPTVYQGLLEHPRFAAAPLEHVRHWGCGGAPLPDAVALACPDLGIRLCAGMGMTETGPTAFLVDPAEAWTRIGSVGRPQLLCSARIVGKDGLEAKAGEVGELQFAGPAITPGYWRNPEATAAAFTADGWLISGDLARCDGDGVFWIAGRHKEMFISGGENVYPAEVENVLAAHPGVVDAAVLAETDPKWGEVGRAFVQLAQGGSRPAPGELQDFCRARLAPYKVPRRFDFVAEFPRTSAGKIQKHLLAQGL; from the coding sequence ATGATCGGCGACCCGCCCGATCTGATCGCCAAGCGGGCCATGCTTCAGGGCGGCCGGGTCGCGCTCGAGGATTCGGCCACGGGGCGCACGCTGACCTATGCGGAGCTCGATTCGCGTGCCGGGCGGGCGGCGGGGATGATGGAGTCGCTCGGCGTCGGCGAAGGCGACCGGGTCGCGATCCTCAGCCGCAACCGAACCGAATTCTTCGAGATCCTGTTCGCCTGCGCCAAGCTCGGAGCGATCCTCGTGCCGCTCAACTGGCGCATGCCGGCGGCCGAGCTGAACGGCCTCGTCGCCGACGCAGCGCCGAGCCTGATTTTTCACGGGGCCGAAGAAGCCGCGGCGGCAGACGCGCTGGCGCTGCCCGCGAAAGTCGACCTGGACGGAGACTATGAGGAGCGGCTCGCCGCGGCTCCGGTCCGGCGCTGGCGCGCACGCTGGCCCGCGGACGGAATCTGGTACCTGATCTACACGTCGGGAACGACCGGCCAGCCCAAAGGGGTGATCTACACCTTCCGCATGGCGCTGGCGAACTACGTCAATATCGGCGGCGCGATTCGCCTGACCGGCACGGACACGACTCTCGCCTTCCTGCCCGTCTTCCACACCGCGGGAATCAACCTGCACGCCCTTCCGACGCTGATCGCCGGCGGCCGGGTGATCGTGATGGACGGGTTCGATAGGGACCGCATCGTCGCCCTTCTGGAGGGGCGGCGGCTCGATACGGTCTTCGGCGTGCCGACCGTCTATCAGGGCCTGCTCGAACACCCCCGTTTCGCCGCCGCGCCGCTCGAGCATGTCCGCCACTGGGGCTGCGGCGGTGCGCCCCTGCCGGACGCCGTCGCGCTCGCCTGCCCCGATCTCGGAATCCGCCTCTGCGCGGGCATGGGGATGACCGAAACGGGTCCGACCGCCTTTCTCGTCGATCCGGCCGAGGCCTGGACGCGGATCGGTTCGGTCGGCCGCCCGCAACTGCTTTGCTCTGCAAGGATCGTGGGCAAGGACGGGCTGGAGGCGAAAGCCGGAGAGGTCGGCGAGCTGCAGTTCGCCGGCCCCGCAATCACGCCCGGCTATTGGCGAAACCCGGAGGCGACCGCCGCCGCGTTCACTGCGGACGGCTGGCTGATTTCCGGCGACCTCGCCCGGTGCGACGGCGACGGCGTTTTCTGGATCGCCGGCCGGCACAAGGAGATGTTCATCTCGGGCGGCGAGAACGTCTATCCCGCCGAGGTGGAGAATGTCCTGGCCGCCCATCCGGGGGTCGTCGACGCCGCCGTTCTGGCGGAGACGGATCCCAAATGGGGGGAGGTCGGCCGCGCTTTCGTCCAGCTCGCGCAAGGCGGCTCGCGCCCGGCGCCCGGGGAGCTCCAGGACTTCTGCCGAGCGCGGCTGGCCCCCTACAAGGTGCCGCGCCGCTTCGATTTCGTCGCCGAATTCCCGCGCACCTCGGCGGGGAAGATTCAAAAGCATCTGCTGGCCCAGGGCCTGTAG
- a CDS encoding DUF2628 domain-containing protein, with the protein MAAKGNEALSNEERLRAAIGPRADYYLRRWREMDERRCVTSWNWAACFAGAYWLVFRKMWLALALFILANIAVSALGAAVPGLGRYTPALLVLLTFLTGGYGNYFYRRRIEKLVASGAEPEQLAKRGGTSPLALIVALALSGALAAVAAKPLLRQIEAERAARLHSA; encoded by the coding sequence ATGGCAGCGAAGGGGAACGAGGCGCTTTCGAACGAGGAGCGGCTGCGCGCCGCGATCGGCCCTCGGGCCGATTATTATCTGCGCCGCTGGCGGGAGATGGACGAGAGGCGCTGCGTGACCAGCTGGAATTGGGCGGCCTGCTTCGCCGGCGCCTATTGGCTGGTCTTCCGCAAGATGTGGCTTGCCCTCGCCTTGTTCATCCTCGCCAATATCGCGGTCAGCGCGCTCGGCGCGGCGGTCCCGGGCCTCGGCCGGTACACGCCGGCGCTGCTGGTCCTGCTCACCTTCTTGACCGGGGGCTACGGAAATTATTTCTACCGGCGGCGGATCGAGAAGCTGGTGGCGAGCGGCGCTGAGCCAGAGCAATTGGCGAAGCGCGGCGGGACGTCTCCGCTCGCGCTGATCGTCGCTCTGGCGCTTAGCGGCGCGCTGGCCGCTGTGGCGGCGAAGCCTCTCCTGCGGCAAATCGAGGCGGAGCGCGCCGCCCGCTTGCACTCGGCATGA
- a CDS encoding pyridine nucleotide-disulfide oxidoreductase: MRHVAVIGSGPAGYYCAEALQKNFGDGVRVDMIDRMPVPYGLIRFGVAPDHQSIKAVAKRYEKVALSENVRFVGNVLVGRDVSIPELLELYDAVILATGAPDDRTLEIPGGDLPGVVGSAAFVGWYNGHPEFADLDPPLDVEAAAVIGNGNVALDVARILSKTPAEFAGSDIVAHAFSKLGNSAIRRIDVLGRRGPHQIAMTPKELGELGHLEEAVPIVDLADFPPALDDALLEPGQRKSVTHLRDFAGLAADKPKRIVFDFFAKPVAVEGEGKVERLIVERTRLDERGAAVGTGETYEIPCGLVVTCIGYKTPPIPGVAYEEDRGRFANADGVIGGGLYCVGWARRGPTGTIGTNRPDGYEVAERIAADVGQGGGRKEGRPGLDRLLESRGVEIVTFRDWQRIEAAEAARAREGSPREKFVAIAEMLGARGG, encoded by the coding sequence ATGCGGCATGTAGCGGTGATCGGGTCGGGCCCCGCCGGCTATTATTGCGCGGAGGCGCTGCAGAAGAATTTCGGCGACGGCGTCCGGGTCGACATGATCGACCGAATGCCGGTCCCCTACGGCCTGATCCGCTTCGGAGTCGCGCCCGATCACCAGTCGATCAAGGCCGTCGCCAAGCGCTACGAAAAGGTCGCTCTGAGCGAAAATGTGCGCTTCGTCGGCAACGTGCTGGTCGGGCGCGACGTTTCGATCCCCGAATTGCTCGAGCTCTACGATGCGGTCATCCTCGCCACCGGCGCGCCTGACGACCGGACCCTTGAGATACCGGGCGGCGACCTCCCCGGCGTGGTCGGATCGGCGGCGTTCGTCGGCTGGTATAACGGCCATCCCGAATTCGCCGATCTCGATCCGCCGCTGGACGTCGAGGCCGCCGCGGTGATCGGCAACGGCAACGTCGCTCTCGACGTCGCTCGGATCCTTTCCAAGACTCCGGCCGAGTTCGCCGGATCGGACATCGTCGCCCACGCTTTCTCGAAGCTCGGCAATTCGGCGATCCGAAGGATCGACGTGCTCGGCCGGCGCGGGCCTCACCAGATCGCGATGACTCCCAAGGAGCTCGGCGAACTCGGTCATCTGGAGGAAGCCGTCCCGATCGTCGACCTCGCCGATTTTCCGCCTGCGCTCGACGACGCCCTGCTCGAGCCCGGCCAGCGCAAATCGGTGACCCATTTGCGCGACTTCGCGGGGCTCGCGGCGGACAAGCCCAAGCGCATCGTATTCGACTTCTTCGCCAAGCCGGTGGCCGTAGAGGGCGAGGGCAAGGTGGAGCGGCTGATCGTCGAAAGGACTCGGCTCGACGAGAGGGGCGCCGCGGTCGGCACCGGGGAGACGTACGAAATTCCCTGCGGGCTGGTGGTCACCTGCATCGGCTACAAGACGCCGCCGATACCGGGAGTCGCCTATGAGGAGGATCGCGGCCGCTTCGCCAATGCCGACGGAGTGATCGGCGGCGGGCTCTACTGCGTCGGCTGGGCGCGGCGGGGCCCGACGGGCACGATCGGCACCAACCGTCCGGACGGCTACGAGGTGGCCGAGCGAATCGCGGCCGATGTCGGGCAGGGCGGCGGACGCAAGGAAGGGCGGCCCGGGCTCGACCGGCTGCTGGAGAGCCGCGGGGTCGAGATCGTGACCTTTCGCGACTGGCAACGGATCGAGGCGGCGGAGGCGGCCCGCGCGCGCGAAGGGTCCCCACGCGAAAAATTCGTGGCGATCGCCGAGATGCTCGGCGCCCGGGGCGGCTGA
- a CDS encoding pilus assembly protein, producing MQLTLPAPLRRGARFARRLRACEGGLAFIEFAMALPVLVTLGLVGLETANLAMAHLRVSNIAMLAADNAARVRDSIDEANVIELLTGAKMTGDSIRFRQNGRIILSSVEPNAAGLNGASTGQWIRWQRCDGARNVASSYGPQGTGQNNANLQAVGPPGNRIAATTGTAIMLVEVVYNYQPLVSDTIFGTRIIRYESAFNVRQRTNQVITNVGNATPKNCNVFNA from the coding sequence ATGCAACTGACCCTTCCCGCCCCGCTGCGGCGCGGCGCGCGCTTCGCTCGGCGCCTGCGCGCTTGCGAAGGCGGCCTCGCCTTCATCGAATTCGCCATGGCTTTGCCGGTGCTCGTCACGCTCGGCCTGGTCGGGCTCGAAACCGCCAACCTCGCCATGGCGCACCTTCGAGTCAGCAACATCGCCATGCTCGCCGCCGACAATGCGGCGCGGGTTCGCGACAGCATCGACGAAGCCAACGTCATCGAGCTTCTGACCGGCGCGAAGATGACCGGCGACAGCATCCGCTTCCGCCAGAACGGGCGGATCATCCTTTCCAGCGTCGAGCCGAACGCGGCCGGCCTGAACGGCGCCAGCACCGGCCAGTGGATCCGATGGCAGCGCTGCGACGGAGCGCGCAACGTCGCCTCCAGTTACGGCCCCCAGGGCACCGGCCAGAACAACGCCAATCTGCAGGCGGTGGGCCCTCCCGGAAACCGGATCGCGGCGACGACGGGGACCGCGATCATGCTCGTCGAGGTGGTCTACAACTACCAGCCGCTCGTCTCGGATACGATCTTCGGGACTCGAATCATCCGCTACGAAAGCGCCTTCAACGTGCGCCAGCGGACCAATCAGGTGATCACCAACGTCGGCAACGCGACGCCGAAGAACTGCAACGTTTTCAACGCCTGA
- a CDS encoding pilus assembly protein, with the protein MSRRSFLRALRRDAGGATIVEFALILPVMCGLLVGVVDLGYRSYVSSIVQGALHEAARMGTVGGISTDTIAAQVRTRLRDFSRDATVTVTTRSYADFTGVRTPETITQDTVPLGQYNAGDCYQDFNGNGQFDLDRGRTGMGNAEDVVYFEVRMVYPRIVPVGNLFGWSDNVTINQNTVLRNQPFAARNTGVSIRCN; encoded by the coding sequence GTGAGCCGCCGTTCCTTCCTCCGCGCGCTGCGGCGCGACGCCGGCGGAGCGACGATCGTCGAGTTCGCTTTGATCCTGCCGGTGATGTGCGGCCTGCTGGTCGGCGTGGTCGACCTCGGCTACCGCAGCTACGTCTCGTCGATCGTGCAGGGGGCGCTTCACGAGGCGGCGCGGATGGGCACCGTCGGCGGTATTTCGACCGACACGATCGCGGCCCAGGTCCGAACCAGGCTTCGGGACTTCTCGCGCGACGCGACGGTGACCGTCACGACCCGCTCCTATGCGGACTTCACCGGGGTCAGGACGCCCGAGACGATCACCCAGGATACGGTGCCGCTCGGCCAGTATAATGCCGGGGATTGCTACCAGGATTTCAACGGCAACGGCCAATTTGATCTCGATCGGGGCCGCACCGGCATGGGCAATGCCGAGGACGTCGTCTATTTCGAGGTGCGGATGGTCTATCCGCGAATCGTCCCGGTCGGGAATCTCTTCGGCTGGAGCGACAACGTCACGATCAACCAGAATACCGTGCTGCGCAACCAGCCCTTCGCGGCCCGCAACACCGGGGTGTCGATCCGATGCAACTGA
- a CDS encoding DUF2312 domain-containing protein: protein MERELAEGSIAADELRLLIERIERLEEEKKAMADDIRDVYAEAKARGYDPKTMRTVVRLRKMESHVRQEAEALLDTYKAALGLG from the coding sequence ATGGAGCGTGAATTGGCGGAAGGAAGCATCGCGGCTGACGAACTCAGGCTGCTGATCGAGCGGATCGAGCGGCTCGAGGAGGAGAAGAAGGCGATGGCGGACGATATCCGCGACGTCTACGCTGAGGCCAAGGCCCGCGGCTACGATCCAAAGACGATGCGCACCGTGGTGCGCCTGCGCAAGATGGAGAGCCACGTCCGCCAGGAGGCCGAGGCTTTGCTCGACACCTACAAGGCAGCGCTGGGACTCGGCTGA
- the pyk gene encoding pyruvate kinase — MPTKQNSQSRFVPRSRKVRILATLGPASDTPAMIRRLAEAGADAFRINMSHGTHADHARRIAAIREIEHELDRPTTIVADLQGPKLRVGRFAGDKAVLKNGQLFTFDRDKTPGDSKRATLPHPEIFAAVEPGTRLLVDDGKLVFRVIEAGADRIETRVEVGGTISNNKGLNVPDVVLPLAALTEKDRADLAFALEQHVDWIALSFVQRPEDVAEARRLIGGKANLLAKIEKPAAIERLEGILELADAVMVARGDLGVEMPPEEVPPLQKRIVEAARRMGRPVVVATQMLESMISSPSPTRAEVSDVATAVYDGADAIMLSAESASGQFPCEAVEMMNKIATSVEQDPTHYARVHFTETLPDATTNDAIARAASDIVRTVTANAIVCFTSSGSTARRVARERPTVPLLVLTPSLRTARHLGLLWGAHAVRTRDVHSFEEMVGKSKRMAIRHGLAKGGDRIIVTAGVPFGVPGSTNVVHVARLIGDELEKHRAG, encoded by the coding sequence ATGCCGACCAAACAGAACAGCCAGAGCCGCTTCGTGCCGCGCAGCCGCAAGGTGCGCATTCTTGCCACCTTGGGGCCTGCTTCCGACACGCCGGCGATGATCCGCCGGCTCGCCGAGGCCGGCGCCGACGCCTTTCGAATCAACATGAGCCACGGCACCCACGCGGATCACGCCCGGCGGATCGCGGCGATCCGGGAGATCGAGCACGAGCTCGACCGGCCGACGACGATCGTCGCCGACCTGCAGGGGCCGAAGCTTCGCGTCGGCAGGTTCGCGGGCGACAAGGCGGTGCTGAAGAACGGGCAGCTCTTCACCTTCGACCGCGACAAGACGCCGGGCGATAGCAAGCGCGCCACCCTGCCCCATCCCGAAATTTTCGCCGCGGTCGAACCCGGGACCCGGCTGCTGGTCGACGACGGCAAGCTGGTCTTCCGGGTGATCGAGGCGGGCGCCGACAGGATCGAGACCAGGGTCGAGGTCGGCGGCACGATCTCCAACAACAAGGGCCTCAACGTGCCCGACGTGGTGCTTCCGCTGGCGGCGCTGACCGAGAAGGACCGCGCCGACCTCGCCTTCGCGCTCGAGCAGCATGTCGACTGGATCGCGCTCTCCTTCGTCCAGCGGCCCGAGGATGTGGCCGAGGCGCGGCGGCTGATCGGCGGCAAGGCCAATCTGCTCGCCAAGATCGAGAAGCCGGCGGCGATCGAGCGGCTGGAGGGCATATTGGAGCTCGCCGACGCGGTGATGGTCGCTCGCGGCGACCTCGGCGTCGAGATGCCGCCCGAGGAGGTGCCGCCGCTTCAGAAGCGCATCGTCGAGGCGGCGCGGCGGATGGGGCGGCCGGTGGTCGTCGCGACCCAGATGCTCGAATCGATGATCTCCTCGCCCTCGCCGACCCGGGCCGAGGTCTCCGACGTCGCCACCGCGGTCTATGACGGCGCCGACGCGATCATGCTTTCGGCGGAGAGCGCCTCCGGCCAGTTTCCGTGCGAGGCGGTCGAGATGATGAACAAGATCGCGACCAGCGTCGAGCAGGACCCGACGCACTATGCCCGGGTCCACTTCACCGAGACCCTGCCCGACGCGACCACCAACGACGCCATCGCGCGCGCCGCGAGCGATATCGTCCGCACCGTCACCGCCAACGCCATCGTCTGCTTCACCAGCTCGGGCTCGACCGCGCGGCGGGTGGCGCGCGAGCGGCCGACCGTGCCGCTGCTGGTGCTGACGCCCTCGCTCAGGACCGCCCGGCACCTCGGGCTGTTGTGGGGGGCTCATGCGGTGCGCACCCGCGACGTCCACAGCTTCGAAGAAATGGTCGGCAAGTCGAAGCGCATGGCGATCCGCCACGGCCTCGCCAAGGGCGGCGACCGGATCATCGTCACCGCCGGAGTGCCCTTCGGCGTCCCGGGGTCGACCAATGTCGTTCACGTCGCCCGGCTGATCGGGGACGAGCTGGAGAAGCACCGGGCGGGGTAA